A genomic stretch from Clavelina lepadiformis chromosome 5, kaClaLepa1.1, whole genome shotgun sequence includes:
- the LOC143460407 gene encoding uncharacterized protein LOC143460407, with protein MYLNALCSFLLLFCTVSFVSSQSWQRNGSVEYLVEREQVYTYAEATTSCSEHDAILAIVNNVGTQRFLELIIQPLPVGKDLFFYIGLRKQFRGKYEWVDGSKYSNSFTNWISGEPSNGECVILGFSPFAQSHFHWWSLDCSVRGGFVCQREARSEILQPNQLSRNQIIVISVVAFAAFIKAVITCRVVCDGCIRDYYDEGYDDSRENMEMMENPDIRRRRYDETKDVSKKAEEQPHEKYKDMDKAEEKPKENVT; from the exons ATGTACTTAAATGCACTTTGTAGTTTTTTACTGTTGTTTTGCACCGTGAGCTTTGTTAGTTCACAATCATGGCAAAGAAACGGGTCCGTTGAATATCTTGTAGAAAGAGAGCAAGTATATACTTATGCTGAAGCAACAACTTCTTGTTCTGAACATGATGCTATACTTGCTATTGTAAATAATGTGGGTACTCAACGATTCTTGGAGTTGATTATTCAACCCTTACCAG TGggaaaagatttatttttttatatcgGACTACGCAAACAATTTCGTGGTAAATACGAGTGGGTAGACGggtcaaaatattctaacagTTTTACCAACTGGATTAGCGGGGAGCCATCGAATGGAGAGTGCGTTATACTTGGTTTTAGCCCGTTTGCACAATCTCATTTTCATTGGTGGTCCTTGGATTGTTCGGTTAGAGGTGGATTTGTATGCCAACGTGAAGCTCGCTCTG AAATTTTACAACCAAATCAACTTTCAAGGAACCAGATAATTGTAATTTCGGTTGTGGCCTTTGCAgcatttataaaagcagtGATAACTTGCCGAGTAGTTTGCGACGGTTGTATCAg AGACTATTACGATGAAGGATATGATGATTCACGAGAAAACATGGAAATGATGGAAAATCCCG ATATACGTCGTCGAAGATATGATGAAACTAAAGACGTCTCTAAGAAAG CCGAAGAGCAACcacatgaaaaatataaagacaTGGACAAAGCCGAAGAAAAGCCAAAAGAAAATGTCACGTAA